A portion of the Lolium rigidum isolate FL_2022 chromosome 1, APGP_CSIRO_Lrig_0.1, whole genome shotgun sequence genome contains these proteins:
- the LOC124684305 gene encoding uncharacterized protein LOC124684305, producing MDWYAWLSKAGLTPAATYEYGLLFSENELEPADAPDFDHDLLKSMGVAVAKHRLEILKLARKDAAAAASANSLSSSVTARLARKAGKCIARCARRLAGGGRASTASTTVVPRICSGSDDVVVRAGAVRRRRGVKKMVLMITDSGVATGAGGGVRFSSGSSQKASLMFHDCAYEEDEEEEDASGGEEEQSSDGGAAAATGRGEIKWDCMFQDLKPT from the exons ATGGACTGGTACGCGTGGCTGTCCAAGGCGGGGCTGACCCCGGCGGCGACGTACGAGTACGGCCTGCTCTTCAGCGAGAACGAGCTGGAGCCGGCCGACGCGCCCGACTTCGACCACGACCTGCTCAAGAGCATGGGAGTCGCCGTCGCCAAGCACCGCCTCGAGATCCTCAAGCTCGCCAGGAAGGACGCCGCTGCTGCGGCCTCCGCCAACTCGCTGTCCTCCTCCGTGACCGCGCGGCTGGCGCGAAAGGCCGGCAAGTGCATCGCCCGGTGCGCGCGCCGGCTCGCTGGAGGTGGGAGGgcgtcgac GGCGTCGACGACCGTCGTGCCGAGGATCTGCAGCGGCAGCGATGACGTCGTGGTCCGCGCCGGCGcggtgcggcggaggaggggCGTGAAGAAGATGGTGCTTATGATCACGGACAGCGGCGTTGCCACGGGAGCCGGTGGTGGTGTCCGGTTCTCGTCGGGGTCGTCGCAGAAGGCCAGCCTCATGTTCCACGACTGCGcctacgaggaggatgaggaggaggaagacgcgagcggcggcgaggaggagcagagctccgacggcggcgccgccgccgccaccggaagaGGCGAGATCAAGTGGGACTGCATGTTCCAGGACCTCAAGCCGACGTGA